The sequence ATCGCGAGTCCGCCGCCGATGCCGAGCGGCACCAGCAGGGCCAGCAGCACGGGGGTCGGGGTGTCCTGACGGACGAGGAGCAGGCCCAGGATGCCGACTGTCTGGATGACCTGACCGAGGATCAGCGGGAGGCGCGGCCCGTACCGGTTGGTCAGCTTGCCGGCGAGCAGGTTGACCAGGGTGGTGAAGGCCGTCATCGGGATGAACATCAGCCCCGCGGTGAGCGCCGAGGCTCCGCGGTGCTCCTGGAAGAAGATCGTGAAGACGAAGACCAGGCCGTAGTAGCCGAAGTTCAGGGCCAGACCCGCGCTGGTGCAGACAGCCACCGAGGGGATGCGGAACAACGTCAGCGGCACGGCGGGATCACTCTGCCGGGACTCGACCAGGAGGAACGCGGTGCCGGCGAGTACGGCGAGCACGAAGCCGCCGATCGTCGTCGGGCTCGTCCACCCGCCCGACCCTCCGGTGATGACGGCGAACACCAGGGCCGCCAGGGCGATGACGGCGGTGACCTGGCCGGCCGGGTCCATCGGGGAGCGTCCGCGAGGGGAGCGGGGCGCCCGGAGCATGCCGACGAGTGCGAAGATGCCGACCGGCAGGTTGACGAAGAAGATCCACCGCCAGCCGAGCCCGGTGGTGAGCGCGCCGCCGACAACCGGACCGGCCGCGACCGCCACACCGCCACCCGCGGTCCACAGGGCGATTCCGCGAGCGCGCTGGGCCGGGGAGTCGTACGCCTGGCGCACCAGGGCGAGCGAGGCCGGCATCATCACAGCGGCTCCGGCGCCCTGAATCGCCCGCGCGGCGATGAGCACAGTGAGGTTGGGTGCCAGCCCGCACAGCGCGGACATCAGGGTGAAGACGGACAGCCCGATCGTGAAGGCGCGGCTCGCGCCGATACGGTCGGAGATGGCACCGGCCGACAGGAGCAGGGCCGCGAAGAGCAGGGTGTACGCGGTGACCACCCACTGCAGTGCGGATACCTGGCCGTCCCACTGCTGCCCGATGCTCGGCAGGGCGACGTTGACCACGGTGGTGTCCAGCGTGATGACGAAGAAGGCCAGGCAGGCAACCAGCACCGTGGACCGGAGAGCCGGCCCCGGCCGGTTGCCGGCTGCCGCGGGGCCGGACGA comes from Streptomyces sp. NBC_00448 and encodes:
- a CDS encoding MFS transporter — encoded protein: MLVACLAFFVITLDTTVVNVALPSIGQQWDGQVSALQWVVTAYTLLFAALLLSAGAISDRIGASRAFTIGLSVFTLMSALCGLAPNLTVLIAARAIQGAGAAVMMPASLALVRQAYDSPAQRARGIALWTAGGGVAVAAGPVVGGALTTGLGWRWIFFVNLPVGIFALVGMLRAPRSPRGRSPMDPAGQVTAVIALAALVFAVITGGSGGWTSPTTIGGFVLAVLAGTAFLLVESRQSDPAVPLTLFRIPSVAVCTSAGLALNFGYYGLVFVFTIFFQEHRGASALTAGLMFIPMTAFTTLVNLLAGKLTNRYGPRLPLILGQVIQTVGILGLLLVRQDTPTPVLLALLVPLGIGGGLAIPPLTSVMLESVPHERAGLASGVLSAARQFGGAIGVALLGALIADSTHFMTGMRISLGVGAAVLVVTTLGVALFLPANSPASRLP